One genomic region from Accipiter gentilis chromosome Z, bAccGen1.1, whole genome shotgun sequence encodes:
- the HDHD2 gene encoding haloacid dehalogenase-like hydrolase domain-containing protein 2 — translation MAARRALKTVLVDLSGTLHIEDSAVPGAQEALKRLRSAPVTIRFVTNTTKECKRDLLERLTKLGFDIAENEIFTSLTAARNLLEQRQVRPLLLVDDKALPDFTGIATDDPNAVVVGLAPEHFHYEMMNRAFRLILDGAPLIAIHKARYFKKKDGLALGPGPFVAGLEYATDTKATVVGKPEKTFFLEALRGTGCVPEEAVMIGDDCRDDVGGAQNAGMRGILVRTGKYRPADEDKINPAPYLTCENFPEAVEHILEHLL, via the exons ATGGCAGCTCGGCGTGCGCTGAAAACTGTCTTGGTGGATCTCAGCGGCACACTTCACATTGAAGACTCAGCTGTGCCAGGCGCGCAGGAAGCTCTTAAAAG GCTGCGCAGCGCTCCAGTTACCATTCGATTTGTGACGAACACAACAAAGGAGTGCAAGAGAGACCTGCTGGAGAGGCTGACAAAACTGGGGTTTGACATTGCAGAAAATGAGATCTTCACATCTCTGACAGCAGCCAGAAATCTTCTGGAGCAAAGGCAGGTGCGGCCTCTCCTCCTGGTGGATGATAAGGCCCTGCCTGATTTCACAG GGATAGCCACTGATGACCCCAATGCAGTGGTGGTAGGACTGGCTCCTGAGCACTTTCACTATGAGATGATGAACAGAGCGTTTCG GTTGATTTTGGATGGGGCTCCTCTTATAGCTATACATAAAGCCAGATACTTCAAGAAGAAAGATGGCTTGGCTCTGGGACCCGGACCTTTTGTAGCTGGGCTGGAATACGCGACAGACACCAAAGCGACAGtggtggggaagccggagaaaacCTTCTTCTTAGAAGCTCTGCGGGGGACTGGCTGTGTCCCGGAGGAGGCCGTCATGATTGGTGAC GACTGCAGGGATGATGTTGGTGGCGCCCAGAACGCAGGCATGCGTGGGATTTTGGTGAGGACCG GTAAATATCGACCAGCGGATGAAGACAAAATCAATCCGGCTCCTTACTTAACCTGTGAGAATTTCCCAGAGGCAGTGGAACACATCCTAGAGCATCTGCTATGA
- the IER3IP1 gene encoding immediate early response 3-interacting protein 1: MAFTLYSLLQAALLVVNAIAVLHEERFLRHVGWGSDQGIGGFGEEPGIKAQLTNLIRSVRTVMRVPLIAVNSVTIILLLLFG, translated from the exons ATGGCGTTCACGCTCTACTCCTTGTTGCAGGCCGCGCTCCTCGTCGTTAACGCCATCGCCGTGTTGCACGAAGAACGCTTCCTCCGACACG TTGGCTGGGGAAGCGATCAAGGGATTGGAGGATTTGGAGAGGAACCAGGAATTAAAGCGCAGCTAACGAACCTTATTCGATCTGTACGAACCGTTATGAGAG tgcCATTAATAGCAGTGAACTCCGTTACGATCATTCTCCTCCTGTTGTTTGGTTGA